The Atribacterota bacterium genome segment ATAATTTAATCCATAATAACTCTGGTAAAATTTTAAATAATACTCTGAAGTCATTTTTGCAATACCATAGGGTGAACTGGGAGAAAATTGAACATTTTCATATATTGGTAATTTTTCCGGTTCACCATATACTGTCCCTCCACTTGAAGCAAATACAATTCCCTTTAACTTATTTTTTTCGGCACTTTCCAGGATATTAAGTAATCCAATAATATTATTCTGCGCGTCCTCTTTAGGGTTTCTAACAGAATAAGAAACGCTAATCTGTGCAGCAAGATGACAGGCATAATCCGGTTTTTCAAGATCAATTATTCTGCTTATTTCGTTCCCTGTGATATCAACAAAATAATTTTTTGCCTTTTTATTTACATTTTTTTCCTTACCACTGGATAAATTATCAATAACAATCACTTTATAATTATTTTCCAGCAATAAGTCTACTAAATGTGAACCAATGAAACCGGCACCGCCTGTGACAAGAATTGTTTCTTTTTTGGAACTATTCATGATAATCCTTTCTTATTTAA includes the following:
- a CDS encoding NAD-dependent epimerase/dehydratase family protein; the encoded protein is MNSSKKETILVTGGAGFIGSHLVDLLLENNYKVIVIDNLSSGKEKNVNKKAKNYFVDITGNEISRIIDLEKPDYACHLAAQISVSYSVRNPKEDAQNNIIGLLNILESAEKNKLKGIVFASSGGTVYGEPEKLPIYENVQFSPSSPYGIAKMTSEYYLKFYQSYYGLNYIALRYGNVYGPRQDPYGEAGVIAIFIQKMLNNRVPVINGDGEYIRDYVYVEDVANACLSSIKKFQKTTGAELKKQIIIPGFNSFNIGTGQGISVNKLFYHLKKIIGFTAEPEYGPPRSGDLRKNILNCQKAREYLDWKAEYNIEEGLKKTVEWFSNNLHD